A single genomic interval of Cucumis sativus cultivar 9930 chromosome 7, Cucumber_9930_V3, whole genome shotgun sequence harbors:
- the LOC101204984 gene encoding transcription factor bHLH62 has translation MDNQFFLNPTGISQSLMHFDSNPSIATWHQQFSSPMDLPTQLPDLTHCSSSSHQSPPDCFLNPVSDQSFQFDSALSSMVSSPAASNSNITNESFAIRELIGKLGGNSERRILELSNSTAAAALPPSSSSVAEFSSDPGFAERAARFSCFGSRSFNGRQLTNEFGNYRSHLSIGNEKLSRVSSSPSLKALGSEMNLQEHKNNSSSQEDESSLSNQDKTITNPRKRKAITKAKLKEPVVEATPEKESPKKLKTVERKENVKTEEDLKKNDENSAEERQTKANSKPPEAPKDYIHVRARRGQATDSHSLAERVRREKISERMKLLQDLVPGCNKVTGKALMLDEIINYVQSLQHQVEFLSMKLASVNTTRVDFNVDSLISSKQMYQSGTSLTHPQISPIDSSTSSFYGHQNSSLPTTSHCSVDPIDSVLCQNLPIQLPPLNSFLQNPSQYPNFGEDELQSIVQMGFVQNQTQEISLQSHNFNLGSDQMKIEL, from the exons ATGGACAACCAATTCTTCCTCAATCCTACTGGAATCTCTCAATCTCTTATGCATTTTGATTCCAATCCTTCCATTGCTACTTGGCACCAACAATTTTCATCCCCCATGGATCTTCCAACTCAACTTCCTGACCTTACTCACtgttcttcttcctctcaCCAATCGCCACCGGATTGTTTTCTCAATCCGGTTTCCGATCAGAGCTTTCAATTTGATTCTGCTTTGAGTTCCATGGTTTCTTCTCCAGCGGCCTCGAATTCTAACATAACCAATGAGAGCTTCGCGATCAGAGAACTGATCGGTAAATTAGGTGGAAATTCTGAGAGGAGGATCTTGGAATTGAGTAATTCTACTGCCGCCGCCGCATTGCCTCCTTCTTCTTCGAGTGTGGCCGAATTTTCGTCCGATCCTGGATTTGCTGAACGAGCTGCTAGGTTTTCGTGTTTTGGAAGTAGGAGTTTCAATGGCCGCCAGTTGACGAACGAATTCGGTAATTATAGATCTCATCTCTCCATCGGTAATGAGAAATTGAGCCGAGTTTCGAGCAGTCCATCGCTTAAAGCACTTGGATCTGAAATGAATTTGCAAGAACACAAGAACAATTCCTCATCGCAAGAAGATGAATCGTCTCTCTCGAATCAAGACAAAACGATTACGAATCCACGGAAGAGAAAAGCAATTACGAAGGCTAAACTCAAAGAACCG GTGGTTGAAGCTACTCCCGAAAAAGAAAGTCCGAAGAAGTTGAAGACagtggaaagaaaggaaaacgtGAAAACGGAAGAGGATTTGAAGAAAAACGATGAAAATTCAGCGGAAGAGAGACAAACAAAGGCGAATTCAAAACCTCCTGAAGCTCCTAAAGATTACATTCATGTTAGAGCAAGAAGAGGGCAAGCTACAGATAGCCATAGTCTTGCTGAAAGA GTTAGAAGAGAGAAAATCAGTGAAAGAATGAAGCTTCTTCAAGATCTTGTACCAGGTTGCAACAAG GTAACTGGAAAAGCTTTGATGTTGGATGAGATAATCAACTATGTGCAGTCATTACAACACCAAGTTGAG TTTCTTTCCATGAAGTTGGCTTCTGTGAATACAACCAGGGTGGATTTCAACGTGGATTCTCTTATCTCTTCTAAACAA ATGTACCAATCAGGAACAAGTTTGACACATCCTCAAATTTCCCCTATAGATTCCTCAACTTCAAGCTTTTATGGGCACCAAAATTCCTCTCTTCCAACCACCTCTCATTGCTCTGTGGACCCTATTGACTCTGTTTTATGCCAAAATCTTCCTATTCAACTCCCTCCTCTCAATTCCTTCCTTCAAAATCCCTCTCAG TATCCAAATTTCGGAGAAGATGAACTTCAAAGCATTGTTCAAATGGGGTTCGTCCAAAATCAGACTCAAGAAATATCATTACAATCTCACAACTTCAACTTAG GCTCagatcaaatgaaaattgaacTCTGA